The Streptomyces sp. NBC_01268 genome segment CCGGGATCCTCCCGCCCGGCGAACCCCTCGTCCACCGCCCGCCCTACTGCGCCCCCCACCACTCCGCGACCATGCAGTCCCTCGTCGGCGGCGGCAACGGCCTGCCCCGCCCCGGCGCGGTGTCCCTCGCGCACAGGGGAGTGCTCTTCCTCGACGAGGCGCCGGAGTTCTCCACGAAGTCCCTCGACGCCCTGCGCCAGCCCCTCGAATCCGGGCACGTCGTCGTCGCCCGGGCCGCCGGCGTCGTCCGGCTCCCCGCCCGCTTCCTCCTCGCCCTCGCCGCCAACCCCTGCCCCTGCGGCCGCCACACCCTCCACGGCGCCGGCTGCGAATGCCCCGCCTCCCTCATCCGCCGCTACCAGGCCCGGCTCTCCGGCCCCCTGCTCGACCGCGTCGACCTGCGCATCGAGGTCGAACCCGTCACCCGCTCCGACCTCCTCGGCCAGGGCGGCCGCGGCGAGCCGAGCCGCACCGTCGCCGACCGCGTCCGCGAGGCCAGGGCCCGCGCCGCCGCACGCCTCGACGGCACCCCCTGGACCGTCAACAGCGAAGTCCCCGGCCACGAGCTGCGCACCCGCTACGTCACCGAACCCGGCGCCCTCGCCGCCGCCGAACGCGACATCGAGCGGGGCCTGCTCACCGCCCGCGGCCTCGATCGGGTCCTCCGCGTGGCCTGGACCGTCGCCGACCTCGCGGGCCACGCCCGCCCCGGCGCCGAGGACCTCGCCCTCGCCCTCGAACTGCGCACCGGGATCGCCCGGGGCGTCCCCGTCGGCGCGGGGGAGCGGCCGTGACCGCCCGGGAGCCGGACCGCCTCGCCCGCGCCGCCCTCACCCACGTCGTCGAACCGGGCGACGAGCACGCGGGGCGCGCCCTGCGCCGCCACGGGGCCGCCGGCTTCCTGCGGCTGCTCCGGGAGGGGGGCGGGGAGCCGGGGCCCGACGCCTTCCCCGGTACCGGGGCCCGGCGCGTCGACGGCTGGCGGCGCCGGTCCCGCGCGGCCGTACCCGAGCGGGACCTCGACCTCGTCGCCCGGCTCGGCGGACGCTTCCTCGTCCCCGGCGACCCCGAGTGGCCGAGCCAGCTCGACGACCTGGCGGACGCCCGTCCCGTCGGCCTCTGGGTGCGCGGGCCGGCCGACCTGCGCGGCTGGGCGCTGCGCTCCGTCGCCGTCGTCGGCGCCCGCGCCTGCACCCCCTACGGGGCCCACACCGCCGCCACCCTCGCCGCCGGGCTCGCCGAGCGCGGCTGGGTCGTCACCTCCGGTGCGGCCTTCGGCGTCGACGGCGCCGCCCACCGGGGCGCCCTCGGCTCCGGCGGCGCCACCGTCGCCGTCCTCGCCTGCGGGGTCGACGTGCCCTACCCGCCGGGCCACGCCGGACTCCTCCGCCGCATCGCCGAACAGGGCCTGGTCGTCGGCGAACTCCCGCCCGGCGCCCACCCGACCCGCGGCCGGTTCGTCCTGCGCAACCGCGTCATCGCCGCCCTCACCCGCGGCACCGTCGTCGTCGAGGCCGAGTACCGCAGCGGCTCCCTGGTCACCGCCCGCGCCGCGGCCCGGCTCGGCCGGTACGTCATGGGCGTCCCCGGGCCCGTCACCAGCGGACTCTCCGCCGGGGTCCACGAACTCCTGCGCGGCGAGGCCACCCTCGTCACCGACGCCGCGGAGATCGTCGAACTGGTCGGCGCCATCGGCCAGCTCGCCCCGACGCGCCGAGGCCCGGTACTGCCGCGCGACCTGCTCGCCCCCGACACCGCCCGGGTCCTCGAAGCCCTCCCCGGCCGAAGTCCCGCCCCCCTCGCCGAGATCGCCGCCCGCGCCGGCGGGCACCCCGACCACACCCTCGCCAAGCTGTACGAACTCCACTCCCTGGGGTTCGTCGAACGGCGCCAGGACGCCTGGCAGTTGACGAACACGGGGACAGAACCGTCGAACACCCGGCATGGCGGTACTTGACCTGGAGCATTCGGGTGAAAGGGTGACGGGGATGAGCAATCGAGTTCTCTCGGGCACCCCCGAGGGGCCGACGCGCGCCTCGGCCCCCGTTCGAAGGTGTGGCCGACGGTGCCCACCCGGAGCGGCGCGATCCCCCGGTGTTCGCGCACCGCGACGGTCCACTCACGCTACGCTCACGAGGATCCCCCGCCCGACGGACGGACCTACTCCCTCACACCCGACAGCAGAACGGCTCAAGGCGACGCATGCCCCAGCACACCTCCGGGTCTGACCGCGCTGCGGTGCCCCCCGCAGCCCGGGGCACCGTGCGACCGCCCGCACCGACCTCGCTCGACGAGCTGTGGCGCTCGTACAAGGACAGCGGCGACGAGCGGCTGCGGGAGCAGTTGATCCTGCACTACTCGCCCCTCGTGAAGTACGTCGCCGGACGCGTCAGCGTCGGTCTGCCCTCCAACGTGGAGCAGGCCGACTTCGTCTCCTCCGGGGTCTTCGGACTCATCGACGCGATCGAGAAGTTCGACGTCGAGCGGGCCATCAAGTTCGAGACCTACGCCATCACGCGCATCCGCGGCGCGATGATCGACGAACTCCGGGCCCTGGACTGGATCCCCCGCTCCGTGCGCCAGAAGGCCCGCAACGTCGAACGGGCCTACGCCACCCTGGAGGCGCAGCTGCGGCGCACCCCCTCCGAGCCCGAGGTCGCGGCGGAGATGGGCGTCACCCTGGAGGAACTGCACTCCGTCTTCAGCCAGTTGTCCCTGGCCAACGTGGTCGCCCTGGAAGAGCTGCTGCACGTCGGCGGCGAGGGCGGCGACCGGCTCTCCCTGATGGACACGCTCGAGGACACCGCCGCCGACAACCCCGTCGAGGTCGCGGAGGACCGTGAGCTGCGCCGACTGCTCGCGCGGGCGATCAACACCCTCCCGGAGCGGGAGAAGACGGTCGTCACGCTCTACTACTACGAGGGCCTCACCCTCGCCGAGATCGGACACGTCCTCGGCGTCACCGAGAGCCGGGTCAGCCAGATCCACACCAAGTCCGTCCTCCAGCTGCGCGCCAAGCTGGCCGACGTAGGGCGCTGACCGGGCGGACCGCTCCCGCCGTACAGTGGGTCCGTGCCCAGGATTCGAGCGGCCTCCGTGGCCGAGCACCGGACGATGCAGCGAGGCGCCCTGCTGGACGCCGCGCGATCCCTGCTGTCCGAAGGCGGTACGGAGGCGCTGACCTTCCCCGCCCTCGCCGAGCGCACGGGCCTGGCCCGCTCCTCGGTCTACGAGTACTTCCGCTCCCGCGCGGCCGTGGTCGAGGAGCTGTGCGCCGTCGACTTCCCGGTCTGGGCCGCGGAGGTCGAGGCCGCCATGGCCGGCGCCACGACCGCCGAGGGCAAGGTCGAGGCCTATGTGCGCACCCAGCTGGAGCTCGTCGGCGACCGGCGCCACCGCGCGGTCGTCGCCATCTCCGCGAGCGAGCTGGACGACGGCGCCCGCGAGAAGATCCGCGCCGCGCACGGCGGCCTGGTCACCATGATCGTCGACGCCCTCGACGGCCTGGGCCGCCCTCAGCCCCGCCTGGAGGCGATGCTCCTCCAGGGCGTGGTGGACGCGGCGGTCCGCCGTATCGAACTCGGCGCGGCCGAGGACCCGGCGGTCATCGCCGAGGCGGCGGTCTCCATGGCCCTCGGCGGAGTCCGCGGCGCCTGACCCCGGAGCATCGGCCCCAGGGCCGGCAAGGGCCTCGGCCCGGTCACCGGCAGGAGCCTGGACCGGCCGCCGCGCAGCAGGGCGAGCGGGTCCAGATAGCGGTCGCCGCGCAGCAGGCCCCAGTGCAGGCAGGAGCGTGGGCAGTGCCCGCCTGGGGCGACCCGGGCCACCACCTCGCCCGGGCGGACGGCGGCGCCGGCCCCGACGAGGGGCTCCACCGGACCGTACGTCGTCCGCAGGGGCGGCAGGCCGGTGCCCGTGAGGGTGATCGTGAGGACGCCCAGTCCGCCGACCGGGCCCGCGAAGGCGACCGTGCCCGCCGCGGGAGCGAGCACCGGGGTGCCCGGCGGGGCCGCGAGGTCGACCCCGCGGTGACCGGCCGCGTACGGACCGGGCGGCGGCTCGAAGCCGCGCAGGACCTCGGGGCGGGGCGGTCCGACCGGCCAGACCGCCGTGAGCAGGGACAACAAGGGCAGCAGGAACAGCGTGACAGGGCGCATGGCAGCAGGCTGCCCGGTCCGTCGGCGCCGCCACCGCGACGGCCCGGATCTGTGGACGACCGAGCGGTTGTGGACAGCGCCGTCACCCGCCGCCTCCGGGTTCCCGTACACTTTCCATGGCGACCCGGGTCACCGGGTCGACTTCGCACGCCCCGCCATCGGTCTCCGTGACGGGTGGCAGCGCCTTTCGGTCCTTCGTGGCACGGCGCGCCGGGGCGTCAGGAATACAACCGAGAACCCAAGGAGATACGGCCATGGCCGTCGTCACGATGCGGGAGCTGCTGGAGAGCGGCGTCCACTTCGGTCACCAGACCCGTCGCTGGAACCCGAAGATGAAGCGCTTCATCTTCACCGAGCGCAACGGCATCTACATCATCGACCTGCTCCAGTCGCTGTCGTACATCGACCGCGCCTACGAGTTCGTCAAGGAGACCGTCGCGCACGGCGGCTCCATCATGTTCGTCGGTACGAAGAAGCAGGCCCAGGAGGCCATCGCCGAGCAGGCGACGCGCGTCGGCATGCCGTACGTCAACCAGCGCTGGCTGGGTGGCATGCTCACCAACTTCTCCACCGTCTACAAGCGTCTGCAGCGCCTCAAGGAGCTCGAGCAGATCGACTTCGAGGATGTGGCCGCCTCGGGCCTCACCAAGAAGGAGCTCCTGGTCCTCTCCCGCGAGAAGGCCAAGCTGGAGAAGACCCTCGGTGGTATCCGCGAGATGCAGAAGGTGCCGAGCGCCGTCTGGATCGTCGACACCAAGAAGGAGCACATCGCCGTCGGTGAGGCGCGCAAGCTCCACATCCCGGTCGTCGCGATCCTCGACACCAACTGTGACCCCGACGAGGTCGACTACAAGATCCCGGGCAACGACGACGCGATCCGCTCCGTCACCCTGCTCACCCGCGTGATCGCCGACGCCGTCGCCGAGGGCCTCATCGCCCGCTCCGGCGCCGCGACCGGCGACTCGAAGCCGGGCGAGAAGGCCGCCGGCGAGCCCCTCGCCGAGTGGGAGCGCGACCTGCTCACGGGTGAGAAGAAGGCCGACGAGGCCGAGGTCCAGACCTCCGCCGAGACCGAGAAGGTCGCGGACGCCGAGGCTGCCGACGCCGCCGCCGAGGTCGTTGCCGAGGTCGTCGCCGAGGCTCCGGCCGCGGACGCCGAGCAGGCCTGACCCTTCAGGACCCTGAGGACCTTCGGGTGAAGACGGCGGGGGCCCACGAAGCCCCCGCCGTCCCCCCGTGGACCCGCCCGATCTTTCAGACTTCGAGAGAGAAACAGACTCATGGCGAACTACACCGCCGCTGACGTCAAGAAGCTCCGCGAGCTCACCGGCGCCGGCATGATGGACTGCAAGAAGGCCCTGGACGAGGCCGACGGCGATGTCGACAAGGCCGTCGAGGCCCTGCGCATCAAGGGCCAGAAGGGTGTCGCCAAGCGTGAGGGCCGCTCCGCCGAGAACGGCGCCGTGGTCTCCCTCATCGCGGACGACAACACCGCCGGCACGATCGTCGAGCTGAAGTGCGAGACGGACTTCGTCGCCAAGGGTGACAAGTTCCTCGCCGTCGCCAACGCGCTGGCCGCGCACGTCGCCGCCACCGCCCCGGCCGACATCGAGGCGCTGCTCGCCTCCGAGATCGAGGCCGGCAAGACCGTCCAGGCGTTCGTGGACGAGGCCAACGCCAACCTCGGCGAGAAGATCGTCCTCGACCGCTTCGCGCAGTTCGCCGACGGCTACGTCTCCGCGTACATGCACCGCACCATGCCCGACCTGCCGCCGCAGATCGGTGTCCTGGTCGAGCTGGACAAGGAGAACGCCGAGGTCGCGAAGGGTGTCGCGCAGCACATCGCCGCGTTCGCCCCGAAGTACCTGACCAAGGAAGAGATCCCGGCCGACGTCGTCGAGTCCGAGCGTCGCATCGCCGAGGAGACCACCCGCGCCGAGGGCAAGCCCGAGGCCGCGATCGCCAAGATCGTCGAGGGTCGCCTCAACGGCTTCTTCAAGGACGCCACGCTGCTCGGTCAGCCGTACGCCCTTGACAACAAGAAGTCCGTCCAGAAGGTCCTGGACGAGGCCGGTGTCACCCTGAAGCGCTTCGCCCGCATCAAGGTCGGCATCTGAGTCCGTCAGCAACGGACACCGGACCCCGGTAGGGTCTGAGGCAGCCGCCCGCGTTCGCGTCGGACGGCCGCAGATCTGACGAGGAGGCCATTGCCGTACGGGAAGCCGCAAGGACCCCAGGCAATGGCCTTCTTCGTATGTGCACGAGGAGACCTCCATGAATAGCGCCGCACAGGGCGACGACAACAACGGCAAGAAGACCGGCCGCTACATGCTGAAGCTGTCCGGAGAAGCCTTCTCCGGAGGCACCGGGCTGGGGGTCGACCCGGACGTCGTGCACGCCATCGCGCGCGAGATCGCCGCCGTGGTCCGTGACGGCGCGGAGATCGCGATCGTGATCGGCGGAGGCAACTTCTTCCGCGGCGCCGAGCTCCAGCAGCGCGGCATGGACCGGGCCCGCTCGGACTACATGGGCATGCTCGGCACCGTGATGAACTGCCTCGCCCTCCAGGACTTCCTGGAGAAGGAGGGCATCGACTCCCGCGTCCAGACCGCCATCACCATGGGCCAGGTCGCGGAGCCGTACATCCCGCTGCGCGCCGTGCGCCACCTGGAGAAGGGCCGCGTCGTCATCTTCGGCGCCGGCATGGGCATGCCGTACTTCTCCACCGACACCACCGCCGCGCAGCGCGCGCTGGAGATCGACGCCGAGGCCCTGCTCATGGGCAAGAACGGTGTCGACGGGGTCTACGACTCCGACCCGAAGGCCAACCCGGACGCGGTCAAGTTCGACGCTCTGGAGTACGGCGAGGTGCTCTCCCGCGACCTCAAGGTCGCCGACGCCACCGCCATCACGCTGTGCCGGGACAACAACCTCCCGATCCTCGTCTTCGAACTGCTCGCCGCGGGCAATATCGCGCGCGCGGTGAAGGGTGAGAAGATCGGCACTCTCGTGAGCGACCAGGGCACCCGGGCCTGACCCGAACCGGGAACCGCCCCGCGAGGGGATGGACAGAGCCCTGCCGGTCGTACAGCCGTGCAGGACACAACGCGACGACACGCAGGAGCAAGTGGTGATCGAAGAGACCCTCCTCGAGGCCGAGGAGAAGATGGAGAAGGCGGTCGTGGTCGCCAAGGAGGACTTCGCCGCGATCCGCACCGGCCGTGCGCACCCGGCGATGTTCAACAAGATCGTGGCCGACTACTACGGCGCCATCACCCCCATCAACCAGCTGGCGTCGTTCTCGGTGCCGGAGCCGCGCATGGCCGTGGTGACCCCGTTCGACAAGAGCGCGCTGCGCAACATCGAGCAGGCCATCCGCGACTCGGACCTGGGCGTCAACCCCAGCAACGACGGCAACATCATCCGTGTGACGTTCCCCGAGCTGACCGAGGAGCGCCGCCGCGAGTACGTCAAGGTCGCGAAGACCAAGGCCGAGGACTCGAAGGTCTCCATCCGCTCCGTGCGCCGCAAGGCCAAGGACGCCCTCGACAAGCTGGTCAAGGACAAGGAGGCCGGCGAGGACGAGGTGCGCCGCGCCGAGAAGGAGCTCGACGACACCACCGCGAAGTACGTCGCGCAGGTGGACGAGCTGCTGAAGCACAAGGAAGCCGAGCTCCTCGAGGTCTGATGAACGACTCTTCCTGGGGGGCCCCGGCCGGAACCGGCTTCGGGGGACCCGACCAGGGCCCCGCCCCGGCGGGTCCCGCCTACGAAGGGCGGCAGGCGGCGCAGACTCGGCCCATGCCCATCGTGTCCGACGACGTTCCCGCCGGCGACAACCAGGACGATCACGACCGGGGGGCCGCCCAGCAGGGCGGTCCCCCGTTCCGTGACGAGACGCCGCACGAGCACCCGCAGGAGCCCATGTCCAGCCCGTCCCAGCCCACCCCCGCGCCTTCGCCCCGGCAGCAGCCGCGGCAGAAGAAGAGCGCGGGCCGTGACCTGGGCGCGGCCATAGGGGTCGGCCTCGGCCTCGGTGCCGTCATCATCGCGTCGCTGTTCATCTGGAAGCCCGTGTTCGTCGGCGTCATAACGGTCGCCGTGGTGGTCGGACTGTGGGAGCTCACCTCCCGCCTGCAGGAGCGCAAGGGCATCAAGGCCCCGCTGGTCCCGCTCGCGGTCGGCGGCGCGGCCATGGTCGTCGCCGGGTACGTGCGGGGTGCCGAGGGCGCCTGGGTCGCGATGGCCCTGACCGCGCTCGCCGTGCTGGTGTGGCGGATGACGGAAGCTCCCGAGGGCTATCTGAAGGACGTTACGGCGGGCGTCTTCGCCGCGTTCTACGTGCCGTTCCTCGCGACCTTCGTGGCGATGCTGCTGACCGCCGACGACGGCCCGCAGCGGGTGCTGACCTTCCTGATCCTCACGGTGGTCAGCGACACCGGCGCCTACGCCGTCGGCTGGCGCTTCGGCAAGCACAAGCTGGCCCCGCGCATCAGCCCCGGCAAGACCCGCGAGGGCCTGCTCGGCGCGGTGACCTTCGCGATGGCGGCCGGCGCGCTGTGCATGCAGTTCATGATCGACGACGGCACCTGGTGGCAGGGCCTGGTCCTCGGCCTCGCGGTCGCCGCCAGCGCGACCCTGGGCGACCTGGGCGAGTCGATGATCAAGCGCGACCTCGGCATCAAGGACATGGGCACGCTGCTGCCCGGCCACGGCGGCATCATGGACCGACTGGACTCCCTGCTGCCGACGGCGCCGGTGGTCTGGCTGCTCCTGGTGCTGTTCGTGGGCAGCGGCTGACGGCCGCCGCCCCCGCGCTCCTGTTACGAAGGGCTCGCCGCCTCCTGGGCAGCGGGCCCTTCGGCATCCGCCGTCCGGGTGAGGTCGGCGCGGCTCGCCGGTCCGGGGAGGACCCCGCGGGCAGGATCCCGCCATGACACCGAAGGCTCACTCGGCCCGGAAGCCCCCGGGGGCCCTGACCGTCCTGCTGACCCTCGCGTCGGGACAGTTCCTGATGGCGCTCGACAGCTCCGTCATGAACGTGTCCATCGCGACCGTGGCCGCAGACGTCGACACCACGGTGACCGGCATCCAGGGCGCCATCACCGCGTACACGCTGGTCATGGCGATGTTCATGATCCCCGGCGGCAAGGTGGGGGCGCTGATCGGCCGCAAGAAGGCCTTCATGATCGGCTGCTGCATCTACGGCGTCGGCTCGCTCACCACCGCCCTCGCGCCCAGCCTGCCGGTGCTGCTGATCGGCTGGTCCTTCCTCGAAGGCATCGGAGCGGCGCTCATCATGCCCGCGATCGTGGCCCTGGTGGCCGGCAACTTCCCCACCGAACGGCGCCCCTACGCGTACGGCGTCGTGGCCGCCGCCGGAGCCGTCGCCATCGCGCTCGGCCCGCTCATCGGCGGCGTCGCCACGACCTACTTCTCCTGGCGCTGGGTCTTCGCCGGCGAGGTGCTGCTGGTCCTCGTCATCCTCGTGTTCGCCCGCTCCATCGCCGACGCCGTGTCCGAGGAGCGCCCGCGCATCGACCTCGTCGGCGCGCTGCTGTCCGCCGCCGGGCTCGGGATCTTCGTGTACGGCGTGCTGCGCTCCGACGAGTGGGGCTGGGTCCGGCCCAAGGCCGACGCGCCCGCCTGGCTCGGCGTGTCCATGGTCGTGTGGACGGGCCTGGCGGGGCTGTTCCTCATCTGGCTCTTCCTGCGCTGGGAGACCCGGCTGGTCAAGCGGGGCAAGGAGCCCCTCATCGACCCGCACATGCTGCACAACCGGCAGCTCACCGGCGGCCTGACCATGTTCTTCTTCCAGTACCTCGTCCAGATGGGCGTCTTCTTCGTCGTCCCGCTCTACCTCTCCGTCGCCCTCGGCCTCTCCGCGCTGGCCACCGGCGCGCACATCCTGCCCCTCTCGGTGACCCTGCTGGCCGCCGCGATCCTCATCCCGCGCTTCCTCCCGGACGTCTCACCCCGCCGGGTCGTGCGCCTCGGGGTCCTCGCGCTGCTCGCCGGCGCGGTCGTCCTGATGGCGGCCCTCGACGCCGACGCGGGCGCGGAGATCGTCACCCTCCCCCTGCTCCTGATCGGCCTCGGCATGGGTGCGCTCGCCTCCCAGCTGGGCTCGGTCACCGTCTCCGCCGTCCCCGACCGGCAGAGCGCGGAGGTCGGCGGCATCCAGAACTCCGTCACCAACCTCGGCGCCTCCATCGGCACCGCCCTGGCCGGCTCGCTCATGATCGCGGTGCTCACCTCCTCGTTCCTGACCAGCGTGGAGCAGAACCCGGCCATCCCCGCCGACGTCAAGAGCACCGCCTCCGTCGAGCTGGAGAGCGGCGTCCCGTTCCTCTCCGACGCCCAGCTCACGACCGCCCTCGACGAGGCCGGCGTCAGCCCCGAGGTCGCCGACGCCGCGCTGGAGGTCAACGCCGCCGCCCGCCTCGACGGCCTGCGCGCCGCCCTCGCGATCCTGGCCGCGGCCTCCGCCCTGGCCCTCTTCTTCACCTCGTCCATCCCCAGAACCCAGCCAGGCGCACCGGCGCCCCCACGACCGGACGCCTGAGACGCCTGAGACGCCTGAGACGCCTGAGACACCTGAGATGCCTGAGACGTCGCGGGACCGGCCGGGATCCGCGGGGAACGGGCGCACCGGTCCGCGTCTGCGACACTGGTAGCACCATGCCCAAGCCCGGAGAACTCACTTTCGTCGCCCCGCGCGGAGCCAAGCAGCCCCCGCGGCACCTCGCCGACCTCACGCCCGCCGAGCGCAAGGAGGCGGTCGCCGCGATCGGCGAGAAGCCGTTTCGCGCCAAGCAGCTGTCCACGCACTACTTCGCGCGCTACGCGCACGACCCGGCGGAGTGGACCGACATCCCGGCCGGTTCGCGCGAGAAGCTGGCGGGGGAGCTGCTGCCCGACCTGATGTCGGTGGTGCGGCACATCTCGTGCGACGACGACACCACCCGCAAGACGCTGTGGCGGCTGCACGACGGCACGCTCGTCGAGTCGGTGCTCATGCGCTACCCGGACCGGGTGACCATGTGCATCTCCTCGCAGGCGGGCTGCGGGATGAACTGCCCGTTCTGCGCCACCGGCCAGGCGGGGCTCGACCGCAACCTGTCCACGGCCGAGATCGTGCACCAGATCGTCGACGGCATGCGCGCCCTGCGCGACGGCGAGGTCCCCGGCGGGCCGGCCCGGCTGTCCAACATCGTCTTCATGGGCATGGGCGAGCCGCTCGCCAACTACAAGCGGGTCGTCGGCGCCGTCCGCCGGCTCACCGACCCCGAGCCGGACGGCCTCGGCCTGTCCCAGCGCGGCATCACCGTCTCCACCGTCGGGCTCGTCCCGGCGATGCTGCGGTTCGCCGACGAGGGCTTCAAGTGCCGCCTCGCGGTCTCGCTGCACGCCCCCGACGACGAGCTGCGCGACACCCTGGTCCCCGTGAACACCCGGTGGAAGGTCCGCGAGGTCCTCGACGCCGCCTGGGAGTACGCGGAGAAGTCCGGGCGCCGCGTCTCCATCGAGTACGCCCTGATCCGGGACATCAACGACCAGGCCTGGCGCGGCGACCTCCTCGGCAAGCTGCTCAAGGGCAAGCGGGTGCACGTCAACCTGATCCCGCTGAACCCGACGCCCGGTTCGAAGTGGACCGCGTCCCGTCCCGAGGACGAGAAGGCGTTCGTCGAGGCCATCGCCCGGCACGGCGTGCCCGTCACCGTCCGCGACACCCGCGGACAGGAGATCGACGGTGCCTGTGGACAGCTGGCCGCCGCCGAACGCTGACCTTGTACCCTGAGCTCGAACACATCTTCATATTCCGACAGGGGAGCGCCACAGCGCTGAGAGTGCGGTGACCGTCAGACCGCAGACCCTCTGAACCTCGCCCAGGTCATTCTGGGTAGGAAGTTCGGTCGTAACTCGAGCTGTTGCGCCCTGCCCGCGTCCGGTTTCCCGGGCGCGGGCGGGGCCGCGTCTCTTCCTGGAGACCCCAGGAGGAAAACCACGTGAACACCAAGAAGGCCGCCGCCGTCGCGATCGTCGCGGCGCTCGGCGTCACCACCCTCGCCGCCTGCGGCGGCGGGGACGGCGGCAAGGACAAGGCCACCGGCACGCCCGCGCCGAAGACCGTCACGCTCGTCAGCCACGACTCCTTCAACGCCTCCAAGGAGGTGCTGGCGGAGTTCACCCGGCAGACCGGTTTCACGGTCAAGGTCCTCAAGAGCGGCGACGCCGGCGAGGCCGTCAACAAGGAGATCCTGACCAAGGGCTCCCCCCAGGGCGACGTCTTCTTCGGCGTCGACAACACCCTGCTCTCCCGCGCCCTCGACAACGGCATCTTCACGCCGTACGAGGCGAAGGGCCTGAACCGGATCCCCGCCGCGCTCCAGCTGGACAAGGAGCACCGGGTCACCCCGATCGACTCCGGCGACATCTGCGTCAACTACGACAAGCAGTACTTCGCCGGCAAGAAGCTGGCGCCGCCGCAGTCCTTCGACGACCTGGCCAAGCCCGCGTACAAGGACCTCCTCGTCGTCGAGAACCCCGAGCGCTCCTCCCCGGGCCTCGGCTTCCTCCTCGGCACCGCCGCCGAGTACGGCGACGGAGGCTGGCAGGACTACTGGAAGAAGCTCAAGGCCAACGGCGTGAAGACCGTCGACAGCTGGGAGCTCGCCTACAACCAGGAGTTCTCCGGCTCCGCCGGCGGCAAGAAGGCCAAGGGCGACCGCCCGCTCGTCGTCTCCTACGCCTCCAGCCCGCCGGTCGAGGTGCTCTACTCCGAGCCCCAGCCGAAGGTGGCGCCCACCGGTGTCTCCACCGGCACCTGCTTCCGGCAGACCGAGTTCGCGGGCCTGCTGAACGGGGCGAAGAACCCCGAGGGCGGCAAGGCGCTGATCGACTTCCTGATCTCCAAGAAGTTCCAGGACGACATGCCGCTCCAGATGTTCGTCAACCCGGTCACGACCGACGCGACCCTCCCCGAGCTGTTCACCAAGCACGGCGTGGTCGTCGACAAGCCGGAGACCATGGCGCCCGACAAGATCGCCGCCAACCGTGACCAGTGGATCCAGCAGTGGACCTTGCTCGTCCTGAAGTAGCCCGCCCGGGCCGTACGGGGAACGTGGCGCGGCTCGCCCTCATGGTGCTGCCCGTCGCGTTCTTCGCGGTCTTCTTCGCCTGGCCCGTCGCCTCGATCGTCGAGCGCGGGCTCAGGCCGGACGGGCACTGGGAGCTCGGCCGCTTCGCCCAGACGCTGAGCAGCCCGGAGATCCTCGACGTCCTGTGGTTCACGCTGTGGCAGGCGCTCGCCTCCACCGCGCTCACCCTGCTCGTCGCCCTGCCCGGCGCGTACGTCTTCGCCCGGTTCGACTTCCCCGGCAAGGGGCTGCTGCGGGCCGTCGTCACCGTGCCGTTCGTGCTGCCCACCGTCATGGTCGGTACCGCGTTCCTCGCGCT includes the following:
- the dprA gene encoding DNA-processing protein DprA; its protein translation is MTAREPDRLARAALTHVVEPGDEHAGRALRRHGAAGFLRLLREGGGEPGPDAFPGTGARRVDGWRRRSRAAVPERDLDLVARLGGRFLVPGDPEWPSQLDDLADARPVGLWVRGPADLRGWALRSVAVVGARACTPYGAHTAATLAAGLAERGWVVTSGAAFGVDGAAHRGALGSGGATVAVLACGVDVPYPPGHAGLLRRIAEQGLVVGELPPGAHPTRGRFVLRNRVIAALTRGTVVVEAEYRSGSLVTARAAARLGRYVMGVPGPVTSGLSAGVHELLRGEATLVTDAAEIVELVGAIGQLAPTRRGPVLPRDLLAPDTARVLEALPGRSPAPLAEIAARAGGHPDHTLAKLYELHSLGFVERRQDAWQLTNTGTEPSNTRHGGT
- the whiG gene encoding RNA polymerase sigma factor WhiG; protein product: MPQHTSGSDRAAVPPAARGTVRPPAPTSLDELWRSYKDSGDERLREQLILHYSPLVKYVAGRVSVGLPSNVEQADFVSSGVFGLIDAIEKFDVERAIKFETYAITRIRGAMIDELRALDWIPRSVRQKARNVERAYATLEAQLRRTPSEPEVAAEMGVTLEELHSVFSQLSLANVVALEELLHVGGEGGDRLSLMDTLEDTAADNPVEVAEDRELRRLLARAINTLPEREKTVVTLYYYEGLTLAEIGHVLGVTESRVSQIHTKSVLQLRAKLADVGR
- a CDS encoding TetR/AcrR family transcriptional regulator — encoded protein: MAEHRTMQRGALLDAARSLLSEGGTEALTFPALAERTGLARSSVYEYFRSRAAVVEELCAVDFPVWAAEVEAAMAGATTAEGKVEAYVRTQLELVGDRRHRAVVAISASELDDGAREKIRAAHGGLVTMIVDALDGLGRPQPRLEAMLLQGVVDAAVRRIELGAAEDPAVIAEAAVSMALGGVRGA
- the rpsB gene encoding 30S ribosomal protein S2, whose product is MAVVTMRELLESGVHFGHQTRRWNPKMKRFIFTERNGIYIIDLLQSLSYIDRAYEFVKETVAHGGSIMFVGTKKQAQEAIAEQATRVGMPYVNQRWLGGMLTNFSTVYKRLQRLKELEQIDFEDVAASGLTKKELLVLSREKAKLEKTLGGIREMQKVPSAVWIVDTKKEHIAVGEARKLHIPVVAILDTNCDPDEVDYKIPGNDDAIRSVTLLTRVIADAVAEGLIARSGAATGDSKPGEKAAGEPLAEWERDLLTGEKKADEAEVQTSAETEKVADAEAADAAAEVVAEVVAEAPAADAEQA
- the tsf gene encoding translation elongation factor Ts, with translation MANYTAADVKKLRELTGAGMMDCKKALDEADGDVDKAVEALRIKGQKGVAKREGRSAENGAVVSLIADDNTAGTIVELKCETDFVAKGDKFLAVANALAAHVAATAPADIEALLASEIEAGKTVQAFVDEANANLGEKIVLDRFAQFADGYVSAYMHRTMPDLPPQIGVLVELDKENAEVAKGVAQHIAAFAPKYLTKEEIPADVVESERRIAEETTRAEGKPEAAIAKIVEGRLNGFFKDATLLGQPYALDNKKSVQKVLDEAGVTLKRFARIKVGI
- the pyrH gene encoding UMP kinase; amino-acid sequence: MNSAAQGDDNNGKKTGRYMLKLSGEAFSGGTGLGVDPDVVHAIAREIAAVVRDGAEIAIVIGGGNFFRGAELQQRGMDRARSDYMGMLGTVMNCLALQDFLEKEGIDSRVQTAITMGQVAEPYIPLRAVRHLEKGRVVIFGAGMGMPYFSTDTTAAQRALEIDAEALLMGKNGVDGVYDSDPKANPDAVKFDALEYGEVLSRDLKVADATAITLCRDNNLPILVFELLAAGNIARAVKGEKIGTLVSDQGTRA
- the frr gene encoding ribosome recycling factor, with protein sequence MIEETLLEAEEKMEKAVVVAKEDFAAIRTGRAHPAMFNKIVADYYGAITPINQLASFSVPEPRMAVVTPFDKSALRNIEQAIRDSDLGVNPSNDGNIIRVTFPELTEERRREYVKVAKTKAEDSKVSIRSVRRKAKDALDKLVKDKEAGEDEVRRAEKELDDTTAKYVAQVDELLKHKEAELLEV